The following coding sequences lie in one Arachis hypogaea cultivar Tifrunner chromosome 4, arahy.Tifrunner.gnm2.J5K5, whole genome shotgun sequence genomic window:
- the LOC112795596 gene encoding protein CANDIDATE G-PROTEIN COUPLED RECEPTOR 7: MGSYSSSPLWARTLAVFLLLLFSTPSLAEIRSSEIRNDERPIIPFDQFGFTHTGRLELSVSKISLSNSNLDLSIVGFFLCTLDSWLHVFQQLEDGEIRCALQSDLVKTVYTFNSLNGHDSFTTVYNETDSDQYNLVFANCHPQQLKVSMNVRSAMYNLDGKTGIRDYLSAGRTVLPRVYFLFSLVYFSIAVVWIVVLYRKRLTAFRIHYFMLAVVILKGLNLLCEAEDKSYIKRTGSAHGWDVLFYIFSFLKGISLFTLIVLIGTGWSFIKPYLQDKEKKVLMIVIPLQVIANIAQVVIDESGPYGHDWITWKQVFLLVDVVCCCAVLFPIVWSIKNLREAARTDGKAAVNLMKLTLFRHYYVVVICYIYFTRVVVYALETITSYRYSWTSVVAAELATLGFYLFTGYKFKPEAHNPYFVIDDEEEEAAAEALKLEDEFEL; the protein is encoded by the coding sequence ATGGGGTCTTATTCTTCTTCGCCTCTGTGGGCCCGTACCCTCGccgtcttcctcctcctccttttctcAACCCCCTCCCTGGCCGAGATCCGCTCTTCGGAGATCCGAAACGACGAGCGCCCAATCATCCCCTTCGACCAGTTCGGCTTCACCCACACGGGCCGCCTCGAGCTCTCCGTCTCCAAGATCTCCCTCTCCAACTCCAACCTCGACCTCTCCATCGTTGGCTTCTTTCTATGCACCCTCGACTCGTGGCTCCACGTGTTCCAGCAGCTCGAGGACGGCGAGATCCGCTGCGCCCTCCAGTCCGATCTCGTCAAGACCGTTTACACCTTCAACTCCCTCAACGGCCACGATTCTTTCACCACCGTCTACAACGAGACCGACTCCGACCAGTACAACCTCGTCTTCGCCAACTGTCACCCGCAGCAGCTCAAGGTCTCCATGAACGTCCGATCCGCCATGTACAACCTCGATGGCAAGACCGGCATCCGCGACTATCTCTCCGCCGGCCGCACCGTTCTCCCTAGGGTttactttctcttctctcttgttTACTTCTCCATCGCCGTCGTGTGGATCGTCGTCCTCTACCGGAAGCGATTAACCGCCTTCCGCATCCATTACTTCATGCTGGCGGTAGTGATCTTGAAAGGTCTGAACCTCCTTTGCGAGGCTGAGGATAAGTCCTACATCAAGCGCACTGGAAGCGCTCACGGCTGGGATGTGCTGTTTTACATCTTTAGCTTCTTGAAGGGGATTTCACTCTTCACTCTTATTGTCTTGATTGGCACTGGTTGGTCCTTCATCAAGCCTTATCttcaggacaaggagaagaagGTCTTGATGATTGTTATTCCCCTTCAGGTTATTGCCAATATCGCTCAGGTTGTTATTGATGAGAGCGGGCCTTATGGCCATGACTGGATCACATGGAAGCAGGTGTTCTTGCTGGTGGATGTTGTTTGCTGCTGCGCTGTTCTCTTCCCTATTGTGTGGTCTATCAAGAACCTCCGCGAGGCGGCCCGGACCGATGGCAAGGCTGCCGTCAATTTGATGAAATTGACCTTGTTCAGACATTACTATGTGGTTGTAATCTGCTACATTTACTTCACCAGGGTTGTGGTGTACGCGCTGGAGACCATCACCTCCTACCGCTATTCCTGGACCAGCGTCGTCGCCGCCGAGCTGGCCACACTTGGTTTCTATTTGTTTACTGGATACAAGTTCAAGCCGGAGGCTCACAATCCGTATTTCGTTATTGATGATGAAGAGGAGGAAGCGGCAGCGGAGGCACTCAAGCTTGAGGATGAATTTGAGTTGTAA
- the LOC112795597 gene encoding choline-phosphate cytidylyltransferase 2 encodes MASAAAPPPVDRPVRVYADGIYDLFHFGHARSLEQAKKSFPNTYLLVGCCSDAVTHKYKGKTVMTEDERYESLRHCKWVDEVIPDAPWVINQEFLDKHKIDYVAHDSLPYADTSGAGNDVYEFVKAVGKFKETKRTEGISTSDVIMRIVKDYNQYVLRNLDRGYSRKDLGVSYVKEKRLRVNRRLKTLQEKVKEQQEKIQIVAKNAGMHPNEWVENADRLVAGFLEMFEEGFHKMGTVIIDQIQERLRGPQSAAFHLESGEGDKDDDKEEYYDDDEDDSDEEYFEEYFGDEELNPHIIEKDEKKT; translated from the exons ATGGCGTCTGCTGCAGCTCCTCCTCCTGTGGATCGTCCTGTTCGTGTCTACGCAGATGGAATTTATGATCTCTTCCACTTCGGCCATGCCCGTTCTCTCGAGCAAGCTAAGAAATC ATTTCCGAACACGTACCTTCTAGTTGGATGCTGTAGCGATGCAGTGACCCACAAGTACAAAGGAAAAACCGTTATGACCGAGGATGAACGTTATGAATCTCTTCGTCACTGCAA ATGGGTGGATGAAGTCATTCCAGATGCACCTTGGGTTATCAATCAAGAGTTTCTTGACAAGCACAAAATTGACTATGTCGCTCATGATTCTCTTCC ATATGCAGATACCAGTGGTGCAGGAAATGATGTTTATGAATTT GTTAAGGCTGTTGGAAAATTTAAGGAAACGAAACGGACTGAAGGGATATCTACTTCAGATGTGATAATGAGGATTGTAAAAGATTATAACCAATATGTATTACGAAACTTGGATCGTGGCTACTCAAGGAAAGATCTTGGTGTAAGCTATGTTAAG GAAAAGCGATTGAGAGTGAATAGGAGGTTGAAAACCTTACAAGAGAAAGTAAAAGAACAacaagaaaag ATTCAAATTGTTGCAAAGAATGCTGGTATGCATCCTAATGAATGGGTGGAAAATGCTGATCGTTTGGTTGCtggatttttagagatgtttGAAGAAGGTTTTCATAAGATG GGGACAGTGATCATAGATCAAATTCAAGAAAGGTTAAGAGGTCCACAATCAGCTGCATTTCATTTAGAAAGTGGAGAGGGTGATAAAGATGATGATAAGGAAGagtattatgatgatgatgaagatgatagtGATGAAGAATATTTTGAAGAGTATTTTGGTGATGAAGAACTCAATCCCCATATTATTGAAAAGGATGAGAAGAAAACATAG